Proteins encoded in a region of the Acidobacteriota bacterium genome:
- a CDS encoding YwiC-like family protein: MTFLPKEHGAYGQMAFPLVTALLVSGASVATLAWMLAVAMAFVAHEPALVLLGHRGARARRERGPQAAVAAAITGAVALAAAAAAVLTAPAAARWAFAVPAIPALVVALLVAVNREKSAAGELAVAITFSLAAIPAALGAGAAVSTAVAIGLVFSVVFTAAVLAVRTVILGVRGGGNPDAVRATCIAIWWVSAAAVAGLWWTSSTHRPASIMLGAVTPAIVFALAITFRRPPPSRLKALGWSIVGVSTLATLVLVAGF, translated from the coding sequence ATGACGTTCCTGCCGAAGGAGCACGGCGCCTACGGCCAGATGGCGTTCCCGCTCGTCACGGCGCTCCTCGTCAGCGGCGCGAGCGTGGCGACGCTCGCCTGGATGCTGGCGGTGGCGATGGCCTTCGTGGCGCACGAGCCGGCGCTCGTGCTGCTCGGTCATCGCGGCGCGCGCGCGCGGCGCGAGCGGGGCCCACAGGCGGCGGTCGCCGCGGCGATCACCGGCGCGGTCGCGCTCGCGGCGGCCGCCGCGGCCGTGCTCACCGCGCCGGCGGCCGCGCGCTGGGCATTTGCCGTCCCGGCGATTCCCGCGCTCGTCGTGGCGCTGCTCGTCGCGGTCAATCGCGAGAAGAGCGCCGCCGGCGAGCTCGCGGTGGCGATCACGTTCTCGCTCGCCGCCATCCCGGCCGCGCTCGGCGCCGGGGCGGCCGTCTCGACGGCGGTTGCGATCGGCCTGGTCTTCTCGGTGGTCTTCACCGCCGCAGTGCTCGCGGTCCGCACGGTGATCCTCGGGGTGCGCGGCGGCGGGAACCCGGATGCCGTCCGCGCCACGTGCATCGCCATCTGGTGGGTCTCTGCCGCGGCCGTGGCGGGGCTCTGGTGGACCAGCAGCACGCACCGGCCCGCGTCGATCATGCTCGGCGCCGTGACGCCTGCGATCGTCTTCGCCCTCGCGATCACGTTCCGCCGGCCGCCGCCATCCCGGCTGAAGGCGCTCGGGTGGTCGATCGTCGGCGTCAGCACGCTCGCCACGCTCGTTCTCGTCGCCGGCTTCTGA